From Plectropomus leopardus isolate mb chromosome 4, YSFRI_Pleo_2.0, whole genome shotgun sequence, the proteins below share one genomic window:
- the c4h22orf23 gene encoding UPF0193 protein EVG1: MDASSQSRDVRGGLWNNPRPIQHSKETQDMLRIMMQEARLTSQQRKQLNKGLKNRAALPSTSDPTSSASPSQPKSYQRCLPGRTQRRSAESCRAGNSYVREKFIPGPIRDLEKEKRRLQSILATGKEEPAAASSKNVPACQNPEVSEEKDRYQEVLDEIEERRQFLADMASLGQESNFIAVINTEISQRIRELQLLQKTRSPEMDSVTPERNGATAHERMDMKETGQRLPVSD, from the exons ATGGACGCCTCCTCACAGAGCAGAGACGTCAGAGGAGGACTGTGGAACAACCCGAGACCCATCCAGCACAGCAAGGAGACCCAGGACATGCTGAGAA TAATGATGCAGGAAGCACGACTCACCAGccagcagagaaaacagctcAACAAAGGCCTCAAGA ACAGAGCCGCTTTACCCTCGACCTCTGACCCAACATCCTCAGCTTCTCCCTCTCAGCCTAAATCTTACCAGAGATGCCTGCCAGGCAGGACTCAGAGACGCTCCGCTGAGTCTTGTCGCGCTGGGAACAGCTACGTCAGAGAGAAGTTCATTCCTGGTCCAATAA GAGACttggagaaagagaagaggaggctTCAGAGTATATTGGCAACGGGAAAAGAAGAACCCGCTGCTGCATCCTCCAAAAACGTTCCTGCATGTCAGAACCCAGAAGTGTCAGAGGAAAAAGACCGCTATCAGGAAG TTCTGGATGAAATAGAGGAGAGAAGACAGTTTCTGGCAGATATGGCGTCTCTGGGTCAGGAGTCAAACTTCATCGCTGTCATCAACACTGAGATATCCCAG AGGATCcgagagctgcagctgctgcagaagacCCGAAGTCCTGAGATGGATTCAGTGACACCTGAGAGGAACGGAGCGACTGCACATGAAAGGATGGACATGAAAGAGACAGGACAGAGACTTCCTGTCTCTGACTGA